The following nucleotide sequence is from Synechococcus sp. CBW1004.
CCTGGTGCGGCTCGGAGGGGGCGTGCTGATCGGGGCCCTGGCGGGCTGGCTGCTCTCGCTGTTGCTGCTGCGGCTGATCGTCCCCGGTGGCGGCGGCACTGAGGTGCTTTCCCGCGAACGACCGGGGACCCCTCCCCTGGGGCCGGCCTCAGGGCCTGACGCGTCTGGCTTCAACCCCCTGTTGGAGAGCACCCTGCCCCTGCAGGTGACGCTTGGGTCCCTCTTCCTGCTGTTCAGCGGCTGTGAGGCCCTGCTGCCGGAATCCGGCCTGCCCGCCGCCGTCAGCGCCGGGGTGGTGGTGGGTCTCCGGTTGGAGCGATCCGCCACACTGCTGGATGAGCTCATCGCCCAGCTGGCGCTCCTGGCGATCACTGTGCTGTTCCCGCTGCTGGCGGCCGATGTGACGCGTCAGGAGCTGCTGCTTCCGGGCCTGGGGGGCGTGTTCTGCGTGCTGGCCCTCACCCCCGCCCGCTGGCTGGTCGTGCAGGTCGCCGGGCTGGGCCTGCCGCTCAACGGCTCCGAGAAGCTGATGCTCAGCTGGCTGGCGCCTCGGGGCATCGTCACCGCCGCTGTGGGAAGCCTGTTCGCGCTTCGGCTGGAGGAGGCCGGCGTGGCCGGTGCAAGCCTCCTCAAGGGCCTGGTGTTTCTCACCATTCTTCTGACGGTGGGGCTGCAGGGCGCCACCGCTCCCTGGCTGGCTCGGCACCTCGGGCTCAACGCCGGCGCTCCGCCTGATCCCTCCACTCCCGAGGGCCTGCCGGCAGCCGGGTCCGCCGCTGGAACGGCGCCGGGCCTTCTCGCCGTGCCCGCCGCTCCTCTGGCTGCCGGGGATCCTCCATGAGCCTGGGCTCCACCGCCATGGATCCCGAGCGGGCCCTGGCCCAGGGGTGCTGGGTCAAGTGGATCGCCGGTGCCAGCAACCAGGATCTGGCCTCGATCGAAGATCTGGCCGGCATCCATACCCTGGCCGGCGTGCATTGCCTGGATGTGGCCGCCGACGCGGCGGTGGTGGCGGCCGCCCGGCGCGGCATCGCCTGGGCCCGGGAGCAGGCGTCCCGGTGCGTGGCTGCCGACCGGGGCGCGCCTGCGATGCCATGGCTGATGGTCAGTCTCAGCGATGGGGCGGATCCCCACTTCCGCAAGGCCAGCTTCGATCCGCTGCGCTGCCCGCCGGACTGTCCCAGGCCCTGCGCCCGCGTCTGCCCCGCCCTGGCGATTCCTGCCGTACCTGAGGAGGGCGGGGTCCTCGCTGACCGCTGCTATGGCTGCGGACGCTGCCTGCCGGCCTGTCCCCTGGGGTTGATCGAGGAGCGTCAGCATGTCCTCGAGCCGGTGGCCGTGGCCCCCCTGCTGGCGGAGCTCCGGCCCGATGCGATCGAGCTGCACACGCAGGTGGGCCGGCAGGACGCCTTCGCCGAGCGGCTGGCTCAGGTGCGCGCAGCCGGTGTCCCGCTGCGCCGTCTGGCCATCAGCTGTGGTCTGGAGCCGGCGACGGGATCGGCGTTGCCCCCGCGGCCCGTGTCGGTCGGGCAGCTGGCCCGGGAGCTGTGGCAGCGCCACGGCCTGGTGCGGGCCGCCGGTCTGCGGCCGCTGTGGCAGCTGGATGGACGGCCGATGCGCGGGGATGTCGGGGCAGGCACCGCCCACGCTGCAGTGCGCCTCTGGCAGCAGCTGGCCCCCCTGGCCCCGCCGGGGCCCCTCCAGCTCGCCGGAGGGACCAACGCCCATACCCATGCGTTGGCGCGGCAGATGGCTGGCGAGGTGCGCGCACCGCTGGCGGGCATCGCCTTCGGTGGTGTCAGCCGCAGCCTGCTCCAGCCCTGGCTGCTGCGCGCCCAGGAGCGCGGCCAGCGTCTGCTCGACGCCGACGATCTCTGGCCCGAAGCGCTGCGGCTGGTGCGCCGGCTGGTGGACCCCTGGCTGGCGGCCCCGGACCCCCGCGTGGAGCGGTCTCGCTAGAACCAGACCAGATCACGCGAGTCGCGTCGCCTTCCCCGCTGCCTTCCCTCACTCCTCCCTCCCCGCCGGGGCCTCCTCCCCGCCCACAGCCCTCCTCGCCGGGGCTCACCCAGCGGATCACCGACGATCTGGACCGCCTGCTGGCGGTGCTGCCCGCGCCCGTGCAGGACGCCCTGGCGGAGGTCCAGGCCCGGGAGCAGCTGCTGGAGGTGGTTCTGGACCTGGGACGGGTGCCTGAGGCCCGCTATCCGGGGCGCGCCGTGGCCCTCGGGGAGGCGGCGGTGGAGCGGGCTGATCTGGCTTCGGTGCTCGATCGGCTCGGCCCCTTCGGAGGCGATAACCGCGCCGGCATCGAGCGCACCCTGCATCGCATCAGTGCCATCCGCAACCGCACCGGCGAGGTGGTCGGCCTCACCTGTCGCGTCGGCCGCGCTGTATTCGGCACCGTTGGGATGGTGCGCGATCTGCTCGATTCGGGCCAGTCGCTGCTGCTGATGGGGCGCCCCGGCGTGGGCAAGACCACGGCCCTGCGTGAGATCGCCCGCGTGCTCGCCGATGACCTGCTGCGGCGGGTGATCGTGATCGACACCAGCAACGAGATCGCCGGCGACGGCGACATTCCCCATCCCGCCATCGGCCGGGCCCGGCGCATGCAGGTGGCGCGGCCGGAACTGCAGCATCAGGTGATGATCGAGGCGGTGGAGAACCACATGCCGGAGGTCATCGTCATCGATGAGATCGGCACCGAGCTGGAGGCGCAGGCGGCGCGCACGATCGCCGAACGCGGCGTGATGCTCGTGGCCACCGCCCACGGCAATGCCCTCGAGAACCTGATCCGCAACCCCACCCTCAGTGATCTGGTGGGCGGCATCCAGTCCGTGACCCTCGGCGATGAGGAAGCGCGCCGCCGCCGCACACAGAAGACGGTGCTGGAGCGGGCGGCCGAGCCCACCTTCCCGATGGCGGTGGAGATGCACAGCCGCCACCGCTGGCTGGTGCATCGCGACGTGGCCGGCACGGTGGACCTGCTGTTGCGAGGCCACAGCGCCCGGCCTGAGATCCGTGAGCTCGGCGCCGATGGCCAGGTGCTGCGGCGTCAGGAGGCTGCACCGCTGCGACCGCCGTCGCCGGCTGCGGAGCGCTCCGTGACGCCGATCGCAGGCTCCGGGCTGCGGCCCGTCAAACCGTTGGCGCCGGTGCCGATGCCGGACCCTCTGGCATCGCCCCAGGGGGCTGACACTGACCTGGGCCCGGGAGGGACCGTCTCAATGGCACAGGAGGCTGTCGCCAGCCCGACCGGCTCCACGGAGCCGCTGCGGCTCTACGGCGTCGGGCTGCCGGCCCAGCTGCTGGAGACCGCCGCCCGTGGTCGGGGGCTGCCGGTGGAGGTGGTGGCGGATCCGGAGCGGGCGGAAGCTCTGCTGAGCCTGCGTGGCGAGCTGGGGCGCGATCCGGCCCTGCGCCGCCGCGCCCAGCTGCTGGGGCTGCCGATCCTGGTGATCAAGTCGGACAGCCTGCACCAGTTGCAGCGTGCGATGGAACGGCTGCTGGACCGCCGTGGCGGCGTCGATGCCGCCGACGGCCCGGAGCGTTCCCGCGAGGACCCCGACCCGCTCCGGCGGCTCGACGATGCCCACGCCGCACTGGAGGAATGCCGACGGGCCGTCGAGCAGGTGGTCCTGCCGCTTGGGCAGCCGGTGGAGCTGCTCCCCCGCAACGAGCGAGTGCGGCAGATGCAGGCCGAGCTGATCTCCCGCTACCGGCTGCGGAGCGCTGTGTTCGGCCGAGGACCGCAGCAACGCCTGCGGGTCTTCCCGGCCTGAACGCCATGGCTGGAGAAGCGGGCCGGGCTGTTGACGAAGGACCGGCCGCTGTGGGTAACTATCAAGGCAGTCGATTCCGAGGCCTGGCCGCGGATATCCGACCTGCGTTGGGCCGTCGCCAAGCGGTAAGGCAGCGGGTTTTGGTCCCGCCATTCCTAGGTTCGAATCCTAGCGGCCCAGTTTTTGGATTCCTGTGTCGTCTCAGCCATGACCCCTGAGTCCACGCCGGGGCCATTGCTGGTCTTTGACTTCGACGGTGTGCTGGTGGACGGCATGCCGGAGTACTGGTGGGCTGCCCGTGCCGCTGCCCAGCGCCTCGATCCGTCCCTGGAGCTTCCCGCGCAGGCTCCCGCCGGTTTCGCCCGGCTGCGGCCCTCCATCCACAAGGGTTGGGAGATGGTGCTGGTGGCGGCGGAGCTGGCCCGCGGCGCCGCGGCCGGAACTCCGGACTCGCTGATCGAGGCCGGCGACTACGCGGCGGCCCTGGGGCCCGCGCTGGCGCGCCGGGGCTGGACCCCTGATCGCCTGCAGGCAGTGCTGGAGGAGGCGCGTGCCGAGGCCCTGCAACGCGACCGGGAGGGCTGGCTCAGTCGCCATCGCTTCTACCCGGGCGTGGTGGAACGCCTGGGCCGTCTGGCCGCCGAGGGGGCTGACTGGGGGGTGCTGACCACCAAGGGCGGAGCGTTCGCCGCCGAGATTCTCGCCGCGGCCGGGCTGCGGCCCTCCTGCCTCTATGGCCACGAGCAGGGCAGCAAGCCGGAGGTGCTGCTGCAGTTGCGCCAGCTCCGGCGGCCCCTGTGGTTCATCGAGGATCGCCGCCCCACTCTGCAGGCGGTGCGTGCCACGGCGGGACTGGAGGCGGTGCGCTGCTTCCTCGTCTCCTGGGGCTATCTGGCTCCGGACGATGCCCTTGGCCTGGGCGAGGTCGGCATCGGCTGGCTGACGCCGGAGCGTTTCGCGGCCCCCCTGGCGCAGTGGCCCTGAGTCGCTAGAGTACGCCCGTACTAAGCGCCGGCGGTCGTCCTGGCGGCGCCTGTCCCCGGCTCTGCTCCGGCAGGCCGGAGTGGCCGGTCACCCGCCCGATGGGACAGCGCTCCTCTCCTGGTGGCATTGATTCTCCGGGGGGCTGAAGGTTGTCCTTGTCCCCCTGTCACGTCGCCCTCAGATCCGCCTTCCGGTCCTGTGCCGCGGCGGTTCACCTCGCTGGGCTGTTTCCTTCGCTGATTCTTTCCATGCCCGCTGATCCCAAGGCCACCGACTCCCGGAGTTCCTCCTCCTCCGCGGCCGCCGCCGCCCGGGCCACGGCTGTTGACGCCCGGGCCGCCGCCGAGCGGGACAAGGCGCTGGGCCTGGTGCTCAACCAGATCGAGCGCAACTTCGGCAAGGGCTCGATCGTCCGCCTCGGCGACGCCTCCCGCATGCGGGTGGAGACGATCAACACCGGTGCCCTCACCCTCGATCTCGCCCTCGGCGGCGGCTATCCCAAAGGCCGGGTGGTGGAGGTCTACGGCCCGGAGAGCTCCGGCAAGACCACCCTCACCCTGCATGCCATCGCCGAGGTGCAGAAGCGCGGCGGTGTGGCGGCCTTCGTCGATGCTGAGCATGCCCTCGACCCGGTGTATGCCGCCGCCCTCGGGGTCGACATCGAGAACCTGCTGGTCTCCCAGCCCGACACCGGTGAGATGGCCCTCGAGATCGTCGACCAGCTGGTGCGCTCCGGTGCGGTCGACATCGTCGTGGTCGACTCGGTGGCGGCACTGACACCCCGTGCCGAGATCGAAGGTGAGATGGGTGATCTGGCTGTGGGCAGCCAGGCCCGCCTGATGAGCCAGGCGATGCGCAAGATCACCGGCAACATCGGCAAGTCGGGCTGCACGGTGATCTTCCTCAACCAGCTGCGTCAGAAGATCGGCGTCACCTACGGCAATCCGGAGACCACCACCGGCGGTAATGCGCTCAAGTTCTATGCCTCGGTGCGTCTCGACATCCGTCGCATCCAGACCCTCAAGCGAGGCACCGAGGAGTACGGCATCCGCGCCAAGGTGAAGGTGGCCAAGAACAAGGTGGCGCCGCCGTTCCGCATCGCCGAGTTCGACATTCTCTTCGGCCGCGGCATCAGCACCCTCGGCTGCCTGCTCGACCTGGCGGAGGAGACCGGTGTGGTCACCCGCAAGGGCGCCTGGTACAGCTACGAGGGCGACAACATCGGCCAGGGGCGCGACAACACGATCGGCTGGCTTGAGCAGAACCCCTCCGAGAAGGAGACGATCGAGCAGCTCACCCGCCGCAAGCTGATGGAGGGTTCCGAGGTCACCGCCAATTCGATGAAGCCCCTGGCGGCTGCGGCTCGGGTGGCCGCCACCGCCTCAGGCAATGGTGCCGAAGAAGCGGCCAAGTCCGATCTCGAGGAGCTGGCCAGCGCCGGCTGATCCCTCGGTGCCCTGCGGGTGTCCCGGTCACGGGATGCCCGCAGGTGGCCCTGGCACGACGCCCAGGGCCATTCGGCTGGGATCGGCGCAGGGGTCGGATGCCTGTTGAGGTGATGGCACAGGTCCTCGGGCAACCCGGCCTGGTTGTGGACCAGGGACGGCATGAGAGTCCGCTGACACTCGGCCCCTTCTCTGATCCGCGTCGGCATCAGAGAAGGGGCCGCTTGTTCTCGGCTGCTCTTGACCTGCGCCGTTGTGGAAGCACACCGGTTGGGGCAGATTGCCGTCAGCAGAATCCCTGCGGATCTGAGGTCGCGGCCGTCATCAGGTCCCGGCTGGATCCTGTCTGGGAGGCTGCGTGCGACCCCTGCCAGAGATCCGCGTCGGTGCTGAGCGCGAATCAGGCCACGCTGGAGCGAGACGCTCGGATGGAACGGTGGCGGGTGCCTGCCAGGGGGATTGGCGGGCTGAGAGGCTCAGCCACGGCAGCGTCAGCCGTTCTGGGAACGCTGTCGCCACTGTTGAGGTCCTGGAGCATGACCACCAGGCGCTGGAGCTCGTTGATCGCTTCGGCTCCCTCAAAGCGCACGAGTTCACAGCCGTCGCGGCACTCCACCCAGCTGATGCCGGAGTCGGAGACCAGGAAGCGGACGGTGTGGCGCTCGCCCAGGTCGGCGACGAAGGAGGCGCCCTGGTGGATCTGTTCGTCGCCGCACACGTAGCAGGTGGCGACATGCCCGCGCTCCTTGAGGCCCTTGGCCAGGGCCTGCAGGCTCATCACCAGATCCCGCGCCAGGGCTCGGTACTGCTCGGCCAGACGGGGAAACATGGATCGCCTGCAATGGAATGAAACGATCCTAAGGTTTTCTTCCGTTTTGCGCGACGCATGTGGCGCCTGTCGGGATTCGCCCACGAGGCTGGATGCGCCATCGGGTAGTCGGTCGGCGCTCTGCTGCCTGTCACCTGCGTCCCGCGGGCGGTCTCAGCCGTCGGCCAGGGTCCACCAGCCGGCAGCCGGGCCGATGAAGCGCACCGTCACCCAGAAGAGCACCAGGGCTGCGATGCCGATCCAGGCGCCGCGGGTGGTGATCGCCACGAAGCGATCCGCCTGGTTGCGCGTGAGCGGCAGCCAGGTCACCAGGCGTGGGGAGGTGTCGACGCTGGGCTCCGGTTTCTTCTGGCGCGGCGGCAGTCCCTGGGCTGCGCGGCGCTTGGCTTCCCCCATCGATGGTGTGGCAGGTCTCGGAACCCAGGCTACGGAGTTCGTGGATCAGCCCGGCAGCAGCCGCGGCAACTCCACCCAGGGTTCAAGGGCTGCCCCCACCAGCCGGCCCCAGCTGCGTCCCCGCAGGCGACCGTCCAGTACCGCCAGCCGGCCGCCTTGGCGCCTCAGCCCGGCCAGACCCCGTTGCAATCGATTGAGCGCCTCCGGCAGCAGCAGCTCCCGGAACCAGTCGCGTCCCTCCTGACGCAAGGCCGCCACCCGGGCCGCCGTCAGAGGATCCTCAAGGCTGGCGATCGGCAGCAGCGCCACCACGACCTGTCCCGGATGGGGGAGGCGCTCCTGATGCTCCAGCCACCAGCTCCAGCGGCAGCAGATCACGCCGTTCTCCTCCGGTGCGGTGCTCTCCTCATCGACCCGTCGGCCGAACTCGGCCGCCAGGCCGCTGGCCAGCCGGCGCCTCAGCGTCGCGTCGTCGAGCAGCACCACGGTGAGCTGCGCCTGCCCCAGCACCAGGCGGCGGCACTGATCGAGCAGGTGCTGGCCATACAGGGGACTGTTGGGAAGCGGTTGGCGCAGCGGTGCGTAGAGCGGCAGTGGATCGCTCAGCGGCGGATCTCCCAGCGCGACGCTCACCTGCGGCGCGAAGCCCAGATCGGCTGGCAACTCCGAGGCCTCGCTACCCGCGCCGCCCAGCTCTCCCACCAGCACGGCGCCGCGGCCCCGCAGCAGGCCGCTGAGCTCGGCCAGGGGATCGAGCGGTTGGCGATACAGGCGCCATTGCAGCAGCGTCGGGTCAACCTGCGCCCAGCTGGTCCAGCGCTGCGAGGGGGTCGCCAGCCACTGGGGCCAGGGCTCCGGAAGCGGACTCAGCAGCTGCAACAGCTGGCGCAGCGGCGCCTCCTCCTCGGCTGAGATCGGGACGGCCAGATCGGGCTGGCGTGGATGGCAGAGGATGCGCGCACTCAGGCGCCGGTGCAGATCCAGCAGGCTGCCGCTGGCGCTGGGGAGGGCCTGGCGCAGGGTCTCCCAGTCCTTCGGTTCCAACGTCACGCCCATGGCCTGACGCAGCTGACCGGCCAGTCGTTCGGCCTCCGGGATCACCAGCTGCCGCTTGCCCAGGAGCCCATCGCGCCACGCCAACAGCAGTTCGCTGTGGCTGAGCAGCCAGATCCGGGCCTCCACAGGGGCCTGGCGCCCCTGCCAGCAGGCCAGTTCCAGCCCTGCAGCCGCCAGCCGAGGACAGTCCCGCTGCAGCAACCGTTGCCGCTGGGCATCGCTCACCACCAGGGCGACAGGGTCGTCGCTGAGGGCCAGGGGCACCAGCAGGCCGATCCACCAGCTCGGGTCGGTGCCGGGGCTGAGCCGAACCAGGGTGTGGTCGGCCCGCCTGAGGCTGCGCGCCACCAGGCGGCTGAGCGTGAGGTGATGCGGCCAGCGCTCCGCCCCCTCGCCCCGCAGGAGCGCCTTGAGCTGCTGATGGGCTCTGGCTTCCAGCATCGCGGGATCGTAGGAAGCTCTCGGCCCTGACTCTGCGGCATCGATGACAGCTCTCTGGCAGCGGCAGCCGGTCGGGATCGTCGGGCTGGGTCTGATCGGGGGCTCCCTCGGCCTCGATCTGATCGCCCGTGGCGCCGAGGTGCGCGCCCTCGTGCACCGTGAGGCCACCGCCGTCCGCGCCCGCGAGCGGCGCCTCGCCACGACGGTGAGCACCGACCCCGCGGTGCTGGCTGGCTGCGGCCTGGTGGTGCTGGCTCTGCCCCTCGATCAGCTGCTCGACCCGTCTCCGCAGCTGCTGGCGGCCCTGCCCCCCGATGCCGTGATCACCGATGTGGGCTCGGTGAAGGGCCCGGTGCTGGAGGTCTGGCAGGCGCGGCTGGGCCTGACGGCAGGGCGTTTCGTGGCCTCCCACCCGATGGCGGGAACGGCCCATGCCGGCGTCGAGGCCGGCGAGGTCGATCTGTTCCGGGGCCGGCCCTGGGTGGCCACCCCG
It contains:
- a CDS encoding AAA family ATPase → MLPAPVQDALAEVQAREQLLEVVLDLGRVPEARYPGRAVALGEAAVERADLASVLDRLGPFGGDNRAGIERTLHRISAIRNRTGEVVGLTCRVGRAVFGTVGMVRDLLDSGQSLLLMGRPGVGKTTALREIARVLADDLLRRVIVIDTSNEIAGDGDIPHPAIGRARRMQVARPELQHQVMIEAVENHMPEVIVIDEIGTELEAQAARTIAERGVMLVATAHGNALENLIRNPTLSDLVGGIQSVTLGDEEARRRRTQKTVLERAAEPTFPMAVEMHSRHRWLVHRDVAGTVDLLLRGHSARPEIRELGADGQVLRRQEAAPLRPPSPAAERSVTPIAGSGLRPVKPLAPVPMPDPLASPQGADTDLGPGGTVSMAQEAVASPTGSTEPLRLYGVGLPAQLLETAARGRGLPVEVVADPERAEALLSLRGELGRDPALRRRAQLLGLPILVIKSDSLHQLQRAMERLLDRRGGVDAADGPERSREDPDPLRRLDDAHAALEECRRAVEQVVLPLGQPVELLPRNERVRQMQAELISRYRLRSAVFGRGPQQRLRVFPA
- a CDS encoding HAD family hydrolase, whose translation is MTPESTPGPLLVFDFDGVLVDGMPEYWWAARAAAQRLDPSLELPAQAPAGFARLRPSIHKGWEMVLVAAELARGAAAGTPDSLIEAGDYAAALGPALARRGWTPDRLQAVLEEARAEALQRDREGWLSRHRFYPGVVERLGRLAAEGADWGVLTTKGGAFAAEILAAAGLRPSCLYGHEQGSKPEVLLQLRQLRRPLWFIEDRRPTLQAVRATAGLEAVRCFLVSWGYLAPDDALGLGEVGIGWLTPERFAAPLAQWP
- a CDS encoding helicase, with product MLEARAHQQLKALLRGEGAERWPHHLTLSRLVARSLRRADHTLVRLSPGTDPSWWIGLLVPLALSDDPVALVVSDAQRQRLLQRDCPRLAAAGLELACWQGRQAPVEARIWLLSHSELLLAWRDGLLGKRQLVIPEAERLAGQLRQAMGVTLEPKDWETLRQALPSASGSLLDLHRRLSARILCHPRQPDLAVPISAEEEAPLRQLLQLLSPLPEPWPQWLATPSQRWTSWAQVDPTLLQWRLYRQPLDPLAELSGLLRGRGAVLVGELGGAGSEASELPADLGFAPQVSVALGDPPLSDPLPLYAPLRQPLPNSPLYGQHLLDQCRRLVLGQAQLTVVLLDDATLRRRLASGLAAEFGRRVDEESTAPEENGVICCRWSWWLEHQERLPHPGQVVVALLPIASLEDPLTAARVAALRQEGRDWFRELLLPEALNRLQRGLAGLRRQGGRLAVLDGRLRGRSWGRLVGAALEPWVELPRLLPG
- a CDS encoding prephenate/arogenate dehydrogenase, whose protein sequence is MTALWQRQPVGIVGLGLIGGSLGLDLIARGAEVRALVHREATAVRARERRLATTVSTDPAVLAGCGLVVLALPLDQLLDPSPQLLAALPPDAVITDVGSVKGPVLEVWQARLGLTAGRFVASHPMAGTAHAGVEAGEVDLFRGRPWVATPGVCTDPGALEAVRQLAEALGAHWISCDAADHDQAVALISHLPVLVSAALLQAADHGAEQAGGALPRLVRALASSGFADTTRVGGGNPELGLWMARWNRQALLEGLRAYRQALMQLEQQVEGQDWPALQRSLADCQRLRPEFL
- a CDS encoding LdpA C-terminal domain-containing domain, translated to MSLGSTAMDPERALAQGCWVKWIAGASNQDLASIEDLAGIHTLAGVHCLDVAADAAVVAAARRGIAWAREQASRCVAADRGAPAMPWLMVSLSDGADPHFRKASFDPLRCPPDCPRPCARVCPALAIPAVPEEGGVLADRCYGCGRCLPACPLGLIEERQHVLEPVAVAPLLAELRPDAIELHTQVGRQDAFAERLAQVRAAGVPLRRLAISCGLEPATGSALPPRPVSVGQLARELWQRHGLVRAAGLRPLWQLDGRPMRGDVGAGTAHAAVRLWQQLAPLAPPGPLQLAGGTNAHTHALARQMAGEVRAPLAGIAFGGVSRSLLQPWLLRAQERGQRLLDADDLWPEALRLVRRLVDPWLAAPDPRVERSR
- the recA gene encoding recombinase RecA; the encoded protein is MPADPKATDSRSSSSSAAAAARATAVDARAAAERDKALGLVLNQIERNFGKGSIVRLGDASRMRVETINTGALTLDLALGGGYPKGRVVEVYGPESSGKTTLTLHAIAEVQKRGGVAAFVDAEHALDPVYAAALGVDIENLLVSQPDTGEMALEIVDQLVRSGAVDIVVVDSVAALTPRAEIEGEMGDLAVGSQARLMSQAMRKITGNIGKSGCTVIFLNQLRQKIGVTYGNPETTTGGNALKFYASVRLDIRRIQTLKRGTEEYGIRAKVKVAKNKVAPPFRIAEFDILFGRGISTLGCLLDLAEETGVVTRKGAWYSYEGDNIGQGRDNTIGWLEQNPSEKETIEQLTRRKLMEGSEVTANSMKPLAAAARVAATASGNGAEEAAKSDLEELASAG
- a CDS encoding cation:proton antiporter, with the protein product MPDRLALLWGASFFSGSLAQLVARLTGLPIVVLLLGVGLLFGESGFGLIQTSLLGRSLEPLVGLLVCLVLFDGGLNLRLAGPTLKRSVLQLVLVRALLGLACTALLAHVLVGLSMSLSLVFGAIALATGPTVVAPILRQLGLAPFLSCLLEAEGLILEPVGAVLALLLLDLAVGDLGRWQDVVVRLLVRLGGGVLIGALAGWLLSLLLLRLIVPGGGGTEVLSRERPGTPPLGPASGPDASGFNPLLESTLPLQVTLGSLFLLFSGCEALLPESGLPAAVSAGVVVGLRLERSATLLDELIAQLALLAITVLFPLLAADVTRQELLLPGLGGVFCVLALTPARWLVVQVAGLGLPLNGSEKLMLSWLAPRGIVTAAVGSLFALRLEEAGVAGASLLKGLVFLTILLTVGLQGATAPWLARHLGLNAGAPPDPSTPEGLPAAGSAAGTAPGLLAVPAAPLAAGDPP
- a CDS encoding DUF2839 domain-containing protein, coding for MGEAKRRAAQGLPPRQKKPEPSVDTSPRLVTWLPLTRNQADRFVAITTRGAWIGIAALVLFWVTVRFIGPAAGWWTLADG
- a CDS encoding DUF1815 family protein; protein product: MFPRLAEQYRALARDLVMSLQALAKGLKERGHVATCYVCGDEQIHQGASFVADLGERHTVRFLVSDSGISWVECRDGCELVRFEGAEAINELQRLVVMLQDLNSGDSVPRTADAAVAEPLSPPIPLAGTRHRSIRASRSSVA